The Dehalogenimonas lykanthroporepellens BL-DC-9 genome includes a window with the following:
- a CDS encoding reductive dehalogenase (TIGRFAM: reductive dehalogenase~KEGG: deb:DehaBAV1_0281 reductive dehalogenase) — MTRFHTTVSRREFMKGLGLAGSGLGAASVIGANFTDLDEMVVANNAGIGNPWWVQEREAYNPTNGVDWDFIKPFAPDFQGYRFGIKEGDPFPEVRSQWELAQLKANAPGMSLRDIALDEGWLFARRNSTANGLYQVDFTGEKVTTPEERGVPRYSASQEEASKVVRAALHNYGSPRVGFLEFDERIQNLIVGAGNARIEDVDEAYMDGSVHVIPRKCKWLIVANVWQSIPHTKFGDHTQDPPADQVKLNVGSTNGYSTATIITRRLQRFIKSLGYQALGGYGTGPVSYNVAAGIMAGLSELSRNAHQLTPDVGTIVRVAICTITDLPLEPTKPIDSGMHKFCYTCKICGEVCPWDSIDMDTDPSFDIPTNNTWTRPGYSRWAMNFIKCHGCPHCDASCPFGTPGAASIHDVVRATVSTTSLFNGFFTNMDKFMGYGQSQAYDEWWDRDLKANNNDTILNAATVKA, encoded by the coding sequence ATGACCAGATTCCACACCACAGTTTCCCGAAGGGAGTTCATGAAAGGGCTTGGGCTTGCCGGATCCGGGTTGGGAGCGGCGTCGGTAATTGGCGCCAATTTTACTGACCTGGATGAAATGGTTGTCGCCAACAATGCTGGTATTGGGAATCCATGGTGGGTACAAGAAAGAGAAGCCTACAACCCAACAAATGGAGTGGATTGGGATTTTATTAAACCCTTCGCTCCTGATTTCCAAGGCTATCGATTCGGGATAAAAGAAGGAGACCCTTTCCCGGAAGTTCGTTCTCAATGGGAACTAGCTCAACTGAAAGCAAATGCTCCTGGGATGTCTCTGAGAGATATAGCTTTAGATGAAGGGTGGTTGTTTGCTCGCCGGAACTCCACTGCTAACGGCTTGTATCAAGTGGATTTTACTGGTGAAAAAGTCACTACTCCTGAAGAACGGGGTGTCCCCAGATATTCTGCCAGCCAGGAAGAGGCTTCTAAGGTTGTACGTGCCGCTTTGCATAACTACGGATCTCCCCGAGTCGGTTTCTTGGAATTCGATGAACGAATACAGAATTTGATTGTGGGCGCTGGTAACGCTCGTATCGAAGATGTTGATGAAGCTTATATGGATGGGAGTGTCCATGTCATCCCAAGAAAATGCAAGTGGTTGATAGTGGCTAATGTGTGGCAATCTATACCGCACACCAAATTCGGGGACCACACTCAGGACCCTCCGGCAGATCAGGTAAAATTGAATGTTGGCTCAACTAATGGGTATTCGACAGCTACTATTATTACCCGTAGGCTCCAGAGATTTATTAAAAGCCTGGGTTATCAGGCTTTAGGTGGCTATGGTACCGGTCCTGTGTCATATAATGTGGCGGCTGGTATTATGGCAGGGTTATCCGAGCTCAGCCGTAATGCACATCAATTAACTCCCGATGTCGGCACTATCGTCCGCGTGGCTATATGCACCATTACCGACTTGCCTCTTGAGCCGACCAAACCAATCGATTCCGGCATGCATAAGTTTTGTTATACCTGTAAAATCTGCGGCGAGGTTTGTCCTTGGGATTCCATTGACATGGATACCGACCCTTCTTTTGATATTCCGACTAACAATACATGGACCAGGCCAGGTTACAGCCGCTGGGCGATGAATTTTATCAAGTGTCACGGATGCCCGCATTGTGACGCGTCATGCCCATTTGGCACTCCTGGTGCCGCTTCTATTCATGATGTCGTTCGCGCAACGGTTTCGACAACTTCGTTATTCAATGGGTTCTTCACCAACATGGATAAGTTCATGGGTTATGGTCAGAGTCAGGCTTATGATGAATGGTGGGATAGAGACCTGAAAGCAAATAACAATGATACCATTCTAAATGCCGCTACGGTTAAAGCTTAG
- a CDS encoding hypothetical protein (PFAM: Twin-arginine translocation pathway, signal sequence, subgroup~KEGG: det:DET0302 reductive dehalogenase, putative) yields the protein MTKFHTTVSRRDFMKGLGLAGAGLGAASVAGPSFQDLDAFNAAPETNYRVR from the coding sequence ATGACCAAATTCCACACCACAGTATCCCGGAGAGACTTCATGAAAGGGCTTGGGCTTGCCGGGGCGGGTCTCGGCGCCGCGTCGGTGGCTGGCCCATCCTTTCAAGACCTGGACGCTTTCAATGCCGCCCCGGAAACGAACTACCGTGTGAGATAG
- a CDS encoding transposase IS3/IS911 family protein (PFAM: transposase IS3/IS911 family protein~KEGG: bvi:Bcep1808_7228 transposase IS3/IS911 family protein) codes for MERIPHGKYTREFRLEAVKLVTEDKLSVAEAARRLALPSNTLDNWLRKHRAGKLEEVGKSYRPLTEVEMELARVKKENAELKMEREILKKAAAYFARESLPGTRR; via the coding sequence ATGGAAAGGATTCCACACGGGAAGTATACGAGGGAGTTCAGGCTGGAAGCGGTGAAGCTGGTGACAGAGGATAAATTGTCTGTGGCGGAAGCTGCCAGGCGGCTGGCACTGCCGTCAAACACCTTGGACAACTGGCTCAGGAAACACAGAGCCGGCAAGCTTGAAGAAGTGGGCAAGTCATACCGGCCGCTGACAGAAGTAGAGATGGAGCTGGCCCGGGTAAAGAAGGAAAATGCCGAACTCAAAATGGAGCGGGAAATATTAAAAAAAGCAGCCGCGTACTTTGCCAGGGAGTCGCTGCCCGGTACGCGGCGATGA
- a CDS encoding Integrase catalytic region (PFAM: Integrase catalytic region~KEGG: neu:NE0155 integrase catalytic subunit), translating into MKELRLKYPVPILRRMLGVSGSGFYAWMDRPLSKRGQEEARLELEIKAADKRTRQTYGPERLQRDLAAHGVKVGICRIKRIRKKLGIRCKQKSKFKVTTDSRHRLPVAGNLLAQKFVASRPNDVWLTDITYISTDEGWLYLAGHKDLWNGEIVGYAMGKRLTRNLVNESLLRAVAAKHPAEGLLHHSDRGSQYCSLEYRRLLERFGLRASMSRKGNCYDNAPMESFWGTLKQELVNHRRYRTRQEAIREITEYIEIFYNRQRRQARLGFLSPAAYAQQFYAGLVAA; encoded by the coding sequence ATGAAAGAACTGCGGCTCAAATATCCAGTCCCTATTCTCCGGCGAATGCTTGGTGTCTCCGGTAGCGGCTTTTATGCCTGGATGGATAGGCCTTTATCGAAGCGGGGTCAGGAGGAAGCGCGGCTTGAGTTGGAGATCAAGGCAGCGGATAAGCGGACGCGCCAGACCTATGGGCCGGAGCGACTACAGCGGGATTTGGCAGCGCACGGCGTGAAGGTGGGTATTTGCCGTATCAAGCGTATCCGGAAAAAGCTGGGGATACGTTGCAAACAGAAGAGTAAGTTCAAGGTTACCACGGATTCCAGGCACAGGTTGCCGGTAGCCGGAAACCTGTTGGCGCAGAAGTTTGTGGCCTCCAGGCCGAATGATGTATGGCTCACCGATATCACCTATATTTCCACCGATGAAGGTTGGCTGTATCTGGCAGGCCACAAGGACCTGTGGAATGGCGAAATTGTCGGATATGCCATGGGTAAGCGCTTGACCAGAAACCTGGTCAATGAGTCTTTGCTTCGGGCGGTGGCCGCTAAACATCCGGCCGAGGGGCTGTTGCACCACTCTGACCGGGGTAGCCAGTATTGCTCCCTTGAGTACCGGCGACTACTGGAACGATTTGGCTTGAGAGCTTCCATGAGCCGGAAAGGGAACTGCTACGACAACGCACCTATGGAGAGCTTCTGGGGAACGCTAAAACAGGAACTGGTGAATCATCGGCGCTATAGAACCAGACAAGAAGCCATCCGGGAGATCACGGAGTATATCGAAATCTTCTACAACCGGCAACGCCGGCAAGCCAGGCTGGGATTCTTGTCGCCGGCGGCTTATGCTCAACAATTCTACGCAGGACTGGTGGCGGCATGA
- a CDS encoding hypothetical protein (KEGG: cre:CHLREDRAFT_146326 hypothetical protein), with the protein MKFKKRFLMVFMSLTLLVGMMGGGGVAAADESTQPSGGVAFVVVNGNQIVAKEGTVVATATPIPGSNSCKLPNIRVIGGGDANIAFVSIRLLVTEDYQVVVDKVIFDTVAHPEPSRPKGAIPQDPRLNSAVDLSEIT; encoded by the coding sequence ATGAAGTTCAAGAAACGGTTTCTAATGGTTTTCATGTCACTGACTCTCCTGGTGGGGATGATGGGTGGAGGTGGTGTGGCTGCGGCGGATGAATCAACTCAGCCGAGCGGTGGGGTAGCTTTTGTCGTAGTTAATGGGAATCAGATTGTGGCTAAGGAGGGAACCGTAGTCGCCACTGCAACTCCTATTCCTGGATCTAACAGTTGCAAGTTGCCAAATATCAGAGTCATTGGCGGGGGAGATGCAAACATTGCGTTTGTCTCAATTCGGCTACTTGTCACGGAAGACTACCAGGTGGTTGTCGATAAAGTGATCTTTGACACCGTTGCGCATCCTGAACCATCTCGTCCGAAAGGCGCGATTCCGCAGGATCCTAGACTCAACTCTGCCGTGGATCTTTCGGAAATTACTTAA
- a CDS encoding hypothetical protein (KEGG: pgn:PGN_2083 potassium uptake protein TrkH) — MSKRAFVITSFILGLVALVVFTGITLGNWGELVNSDENRNYLRILFSLIAVFTVVLLILGVFFREKDRWLSFTLAALLITGFSMSYFYSIGPLLAPIGIVLLVISVFKLARYEGR; from the coding sequence ATGAGTAAACGTGCCTTTGTGATAACCAGCTTTATTCTTGGCTTAGTAGCTCTGGTTGTATTTACTGGAATCACCTTAGGCAATTGGGGCGAACTTGTTAATAGTGATGAGAACCGCAATTATCTAAGGATATTATTCAGTCTTATCGCGGTGTTTACGGTAGTTTTATTAATATTGGGGGTATTTTTTCGGGAAAAAGACCGCTGGCTATCGTTCACTTTAGCCGCCCTTTTAATCACCGGGTTTTCCATGAGCTATTTTTATAGTATCGGTCCTTTGTTGGCGCCAATAGGAATTGTACTTCTTGTAATTTCAGTTTTTAAACTTGCCCGCTATGAGGGCCGTTAA
- a CDS encoding integral membrane sensor signal transduction histidine kinase (KEGG: dev:DhcVS_1011 sensor histidine kinase~PFAM: ATP-binding region ATPase domain protein; histidine kinase A domain protein; histidine kinase HAMP region domain protein~SMART: ATP-binding region ATPase domain protein; histidine kinase A domain protein; histidine kinase HAMP region domain protein) produces the protein MSVKLKLTFVYTTVMALTLVAAGWISVALLSSGLSHNLSESLRTDFDRAKAVISLSPDHDLVGILEELESQIPGSAFIYDSESETLLGNPSVADDIHTSLTDFIFLGTSIQLREWLDGHLRMGIGQYNESDPGKFLVVTRDSSYIGNMLEEYRNVLFAAIPLALVVSGISGFFLAHNSLRQVRVITDTAEKIDPAKLEDRIPVKHEDELGRLSGTLNALFDRIHGFIDRQYRFTANASHDLTSPLTVIKAETDLALMKERNSEEYRQALTVVSGQVGRMRLIVEDLLTLAGLDAGPVPQDSRELNLATIAREVVSRWETPIKNKDIELTQYIEAETWIYGNNLQFDNLFDNLLSNAVKYTPPGGKISLTLEKRNGEIIISITDTGIGISPEHLPHLGERFYRIDRRVEGTGLGLSIVQGTAQIYRGRMEVESAPGEGATFTIRLPLASEER, from the coding sequence GTGAGTGTTAAGCTAAAACTGACATTTGTTTACACTACCGTTATGGCGCTCACACTGGTAGCGGCAGGCTGGATATCCGTGGCTCTGTTGTCATCTGGTCTGTCCCACAACTTGAGTGAATCATTAAGGACAGATTTTGACAGAGCTAAAGCTGTCATCTCATTGAGCCCCGACCACGACCTCGTTGGTATTCTCGAAGAACTGGAGAGCCAGATTCCCGGCTCAGCTTTCATCTATGACTCAGAAAGTGAAACGTTACTTGGTAATCCTTCAGTTGCCGATGACATCCACACATCTCTAACAGATTTCATCTTTTTAGGTACCAGCATTCAATTAAGAGAATGGCTTGACGGCCACCTGCGTATGGGCATCGGACAATACAATGAATCGGACCCGGGCAAGTTTTTGGTAGTAACCCGTGACTCCAGCTACATCGGCAACATGCTGGAGGAATACCGGAACGTCCTTTTTGCCGCTATCCCCTTAGCCCTAGTCGTCTCCGGCATCTCCGGTTTCTTCCTGGCTCACAATTCACTGAGACAGGTGCGGGTCATTACCGATACCGCCGAGAAGATTGACCCGGCAAAGCTGGAAGACCGGATACCGGTGAAGCATGAAGACGAACTGGGCAGGCTTTCCGGCACGCTCAACGCCCTCTTCGACCGTATTCACGGTTTCATCGACCGCCAATACCGCTTCACCGCCAACGCCTCGCATGACCTGACTTCACCGCTGACGGTGATCAAGGCTGAAACTGATCTGGCGCTGATGAAGGAGCGAAACTCTGAAGAATACCGCCAGGCGCTGACTGTCGTCTCCGGCCAGGTAGGAAGGATGCGCCTCATCGTGGAAGACCTCCTGACACTGGCCGGGCTGGACGCCGGGCCGGTGCCGCAAGACAGCCGGGAACTGAACCTCGCCACCATTGCCCGTGAAGTAGTCAGCCGTTGGGAAACACCTATAAAGAACAAAGATATCGAGTTGACGCAATACATCGAAGCGGAGACATGGATTTACGGCAACAACCTCCAGTTCGATAATCTTTTCGACAACCTGCTGTCCAATGCCGTGAAATATACGCCGCCGGGCGGCAAAATCAGCCTCACGCTGGAAAAACGGAACGGCGAGATCATCATCAGTATTACCGACACCGGTATCGGCATCAGTCCGGAACACCTGCCCCACCTGGGGGAAAGGTTCTACCGCATTGACCGCCGGGTGGAAGGCACCGGATTGGGGCTGTCCATCGTCCAGGGGACGGCGCAGATTTACCGGGGGCGGATGGAAGTGGAAAGCGCGCCGGGCGAGGGTGCAACATTTACCATTAGACTGCCGTTGGCAAGTGAGGAAAGATAA
- a CDS encoding Integrase catalytic region (PFAM: Integrase catalytic region~KEGG: deb:DehaBAV1_0170 integrase catalytic subunit), whose amino-acid sequence MSELICKHCDSENVIKFGIQSGTQMYFCKDCNRKFKDDDALFDCRVPAEYVSSAMSMYYRGMSIDDIRHQLKQEKDYMPSKSVVFKWINKFTDKAVDHYDQYRPNVGDTWIADETVLSLDGKDVWLWDIIDDKTRFLLASKLSYTRNTSDAKTLFQLAKNRAGKSPKVIMTDKLRAYIDASREVFGEEADHIRSGPVMAEHSTNRIERWHSTLKERTKVMRALRNAETALRFTDGFIAYYNFIRPHEGLGNTTPAQAAGIDYDAKSWTEVIRVDEPSRKITVEKPHIVPAELHRARRVVTGKPYKPGRKLQPKPEVKPGVMAVGSSRKKAV is encoded by the coding sequence ATGAGTGAATTAATATGTAAACATTGTGACTCCGAAAACGTAATCAAGTTCGGTATCCAAAGCGGAACTCAGATGTACTTTTGCAAGGACTGTAACCGCAAGTTCAAGGATGATGACGCATTGTTTGACTGCCGAGTACCCGCCGAATACGTCAGTTCCGCTATGTCCATGTACTACCGGGGCATGAGCATTGACGATATACGCCATCAACTCAAACAGGAAAAAGACTATATGCCGTCTAAGTCGGTGGTGTTCAAGTGGATAAACAAGTTCACCGATAAGGCTGTTGACCATTACGACCAATACAGGCCGAATGTCGGTGACACTTGGATCGCCGATGAAACGGTACTGAGTCTTGACGGTAAAGACGTTTGGCTATGGGACATCATAGACGATAAAACACGGTTCTTACTTGCCAGCAAACTCAGCTATACCCGGAATACATCAGACGCTAAAACGCTATTCCAGTTAGCCAAGAACCGGGCGGGTAAATCACCTAAGGTGATAATGACGGACAAACTCCGGGCATACATAGATGCCAGCCGGGAAGTATTCGGGGAAGAAGCCGACCATATCAGAAGCGGGCCGGTAATGGCTGAACACTCAACTAACCGGATAGAACGATGGCATAGCACCTTAAAAGAACGCACCAAAGTAATGCGGGCATTACGGAACGCTGAAACGGCCTTAAGGTTTACTGACGGCTTTATCGCATACTACAACTTCATCAGGCCGCATGAAGGCTTGGGGAATACTACACCGGCACAAGCGGCGGGGATAGACTACGATGCTAAAAGCTGGACTGAAGTCATCCGGGTAGATGAACCCAGCCGTAAAATCACAGTTGAAAAACCGCATATTGTCCCGGCTGAATTACACAGGGCAAGGCGGGTAGTAACGGGTAAGCCTTATAAGCCGGGGCGGAAACTCCAGCCTAAACCGGAAGTAAAACCGGGCGTAATGGCTGTCGGGAGTAGCCGAAAGAAGGCTGTCTAA
- a CDS encoding hypothetical protein (KEGG: lip:LI0400 F0F1 ATP synthase subunit delta), which yields MWVTAFVLPETGWITPDAAQTLVIWCLVLAGLVLFVSNPFKPLSSSLNTIPKGKIEKAQTTRRKNKSIDEILVIIEKMDNRLYELLPVVKGKSIPIEQENKAFGLGNMLLILFSGMFFGYKAIDYISTLMDENGMGVKEIVNDKQYLALRADLESKMRLKSVPFRNAVHRHLNYWHDVYNCILFFTKIKKRGGLYVSTKVRQLESMQPQGVGNTIVILANKLNEAV from the coding sequence ATGTGGGTAACCGCCTTTGTGTTGCCCGAAACCGGGTGGATAACACCAGATGCCGCCCAAACGCTTGTTATTTGGTGTTTAGTATTGGCGGGTTTGGTGTTGTTTGTCTCTAACCCATTTAAACCATTGTCATCATCGCTTAATACTATCCCAAAAGGAAAAATTGAGAAAGCACAAACAACCCGCCGAAAGAATAAAAGCATTGATGAAATACTTGTAATTATAGAGAAAATGGATAACCGATTGTATGAGTTATTGCCAGTAGTAAAAGGTAAATCCATTCCTATTGAGCAAGAAAATAAAGCGTTTGGGTTAGGCAATATGCTACTAATACTCTTTAGTGGTATGTTTTTCGGTTATAAAGCGATAGATTATATTTCTACCCTAATGGATGAAAACGGCATGGGTGTTAAGGAAATAGTTAACGATAAACAGTACTTGGCTTTACGTGCTGACTTAGAAAGTAAAATGAGGCTAAAGAGTGTCCCATTTAGAAATGCGGTTCATCGTCATTTGAATTACTGGCATGATGTTTATAATTGTATCTTGTTCTTTACCAAAATAAAAAAACGAGGTGGATTATACGTGAGTACTAAAGTCCGCCAATTAGAGAGTATGCAACCGCAAGGCGTTGGCAATACTATTGTGATATTAGCAAATAAACTGAATGAGGCCGTATAA
- a CDS encoding hypothetical protein (KEGG: dev:DhcVS_1013 hypothetical protein) codes for MIVIELSSKIHLLFIFGWYSLIIKEFLASGNYDKTITSAKHCDQAGVYIYEYADFGGSYFYMPPGSTWSMLTFQGWNDRISSIWALG; via the coding sequence TTGATTGTCATCGAATTGTCATCCAAAATTCATCTCCTGTTCATCTTCGGGTGGTATTCTTTAATTATAAAAGAGTTTCTGGCATCAGGAAATTATGACAAGACCATCACATCTGCAAAACACTGTGATCAAGCCGGTGTTTACATCTACGAATATGCTGATTTCGGGGGTTCCTATTTCTATATGCCGCCGGGCTCTACCTGGAGCATGCTCACCTTCCAGGGTTGGAATGACCGAATTTCTTCGATCTGGGCGTTGGGATAA
- a CDS encoding hypothetical protein (KEGG: mac:MA0564 hypothetical protein), with protein sequence MRKSIFAILAVLLILSNITMESVIFEAKSDNVTIAEASEVGQYFKQCYGDIVDSTWNNSDILGPVVYYAVDGTKVAYEFTVVNMDEPIGYVIISATKDLPPLLEAGEGRSPSSYLKETKNLAIMENLTSSADKPRFLWWGALTYSVQYGEQMKEKGLAIHLQSGRIMSVPSELPVFEVDTTLAEAAWIEVMNKSNQVGTVVRSSNYHWITGVPCYYQQGWSGGHGDDYSQYATWPSCRGTGADPWAKWDGCTPIAGSMILGYWDGMGYTSIPNGEDLLIDDCHHWMHTDFDGFTTGSDIDDGLENLLEEYGYNDFSVRNDGHVAWSDITIHVDNDYPEILSFVFNPTYGNHSVAVVGYIEDGENKQIIIHDTLTASAAWIGWGTFAYPIITMCNPE encoded by the coding sequence ATGAGAAAGTCAATATTTGCCATTCTTGCGGTGTTATTAATTCTTTCAAATATAACAATGGAGAGTGTTATATTTGAAGCAAAAAGTGATAATGTAACTATAGCGGAAGCAAGTGAAGTCGGGCAATATTTCAAACAATGTTATGGTGATATTGTGGATTCGACTTGGAATAACTCTGATATTCTTGGGCCTGTTGTTTATTATGCGGTTGATGGTACTAAAGTAGCTTATGAGTTTACGGTAGTAAACATGGACGAACCCATCGGTTACGTGATCATCTCTGCTACAAAAGACTTGCCACCACTCTTGGAGGCTGGTGAAGGAAGATCACCGAGCAGTTATCTCAAAGAAACCAAAAATTTAGCGATAATGGAAAATCTAACCTCCTCTGCTGATAAACCTAGATTTCTATGGTGGGGAGCGCTGACGTATTCGGTTCAATACGGTGAACAAATGAAGGAAAAGGGGTTGGCAATTCATTTACAGTCCGGCAGGATAATGAGTGTGCCCAGTGAGTTACCTGTTTTTGAGGTTGACACTACACTTGCTGAGGCCGCTTGGATTGAGGTAATGAACAAGTCCAATCAAGTGGGAACAGTAGTTAGAAGCTCCAACTATCACTGGATTACTGGAGTGCCTTGTTATTATCAACAGGGTTGGAGTGGTGGACATGGTGATGACTATAGCCAATATGCCACGTGGCCTTCCTGTCGCGGTACTGGTGCAGACCCATGGGCAAAATGGGATGGCTGTACTCCAATCGCTGGTTCAATGATTCTTGGGTATTGGGACGGAATGGGTTATACATCCATTCCTAATGGTGAGGATCTTTTAATCGATGATTGCCATCATTGGATGCATACTGACTTTGACGGGTTTACTACTGGAAGTGACATTGATGACGGGCTTGAAAATCTATTAGAAGAATATGGTTACAATGACTTTAGTGTGAGGAATGATGGACATGTGGCTTGGAGTGATATCACGATTCATGTCGATAATGATTATCCAGAAATATTGTCGTTCGTTTTCAATCCAACTTATGGAAATCATTCCGTTGCAGTGGTTGGCTACATTGAAGATGGCGAAAACAAACAAATAATTATCCATGATACTCTGACTGCATCTGCAGCGTGGATTGGTTGGGGTACGTTTGCTTATCCCATTATCACGATGTGTAATCCAGAGTAA
- a CDS encoding hypothetical protein (KEGG: cbi:CLJ_B0824 hypothetical protein): MNVHQVFKIWVDRNWRIMITIWLLIYVPIILFTILIHELMRIADGSILVTVIDLLVHYFVSVTGPSLILSFAVYAMILVVINLKNTDITSSLTHIKFKWLWHYFPIVWLGAVSPCLILASLQSGGLSLTDFIIPCIVSVVFSIIVFYVYLNRSHSARFRNRIINYCQKLSNDWKNAEYLLIWIGVFWVAPSYKIHAILGFGNSKPDFLQFGGLYFIKETLGGGLFPLIYQLIPFIVFTIAFAGLLYMIFLPTKALVLGLMQVRSKDSK; the protein is encoded by the coding sequence ATGAATGTTCACCAGGTATTCAAGATTTGGGTAGACCGTAATTGGCGTATCATGATTACTATTTGGTTATTAATATACGTGCCGATTATTCTCTTTACCATATTAATTCATGAATTGATGCGTATTGCGGATGGTAGTATTTTAGTTACTGTGATTGATTTACTTGTTCATTATTTTGTATCGGTCACGGGCCCTTCGTTGATTCTTTCGTTTGCAGTCTATGCCATGATCCTAGTGGTGATAAATTTAAAAAATACTGATATTACCAGTTCCCTCACACACATAAAGTTCAAATGGCTGTGGCACTATTTTCCCATTGTTTGGTTAGGGGCAGTGTCACCGTGTTTGATTTTGGCGTCGCTTCAGTCAGGCGGGTTAAGTTTAACTGATTTTATTATCCCATGTATCGTTAGTGTCGTATTTTCAATTATCGTCTTTTATGTTTATCTCAACAGAAGCCATTCAGCGCGTTTTAGGAATAGAATTATCAACTATTGTCAAAAATTAAGTAATGATTGGAAGAATGCGGAATATTTATTAATATGGATAGGTGTCTTTTGGGTAGCACCATCTTATAAAATCCATGCTATATTAGGTTTTGGGAACTCAAAGCCGGATTTTTTACAGTTTGGTGGTCTTTATTTTATTAAGGAAACCTTGGGGGGTGGGCTCTTTCCGTTAATCTACCAACTAATTCCTTTTATTGTTTTCACTATTGCCTTCGCTGGTCTCTTGTATATGATATTCCTTCCAACTAAAGCGTTGGTATTGGGACTGATGCAGGTTCGTTCAAAAGATAGTAAGTAA